The Odocoileus virginianus isolate 20LAN1187 ecotype Illinois chromosome 3, Ovbor_1.2, whole genome shotgun sequence genome includes a window with the following:
- the LOC110142624 gene encoding olfactory receptor 7A17-like, with product MVPGNDTQNLEFLLQGLSVEPELQSIISGIFLSMYLITVFGNLLIILAVSSDSRLHTPMYFFISNLSFVDLCFTTTTVLKILINIQIQSKAISYGGCITQMYFYILFAALDDFLLTVMAYDRFLAICHPLHYTVIMNPRLCGLLVLVCWLISALLSLLESLLVLQLSFCTDLEIPHFFCEIKQVVQLACCDTFLNDIIMYFTAVLLGGGPLAGILYSYSKIVFSIRGISSPQGKYKAFSTCVSHLLVVFLYYCSSLGVYLSSTGAHSSHSSATASVMYTVVTPMLNPFIYSLRNKDIKRALKGFIQMAVKKRKIILSLKKCP from the coding sequence ATGGTACCAGGAAATGATACACAAAATTTAGAATTTCTTCTTCAGGGATTATCAGTGGAACCAGAACTGCAGTCAATCATATCTGGAATATTCCTCTCCATGTATCTGATCACTGTGTTTGGAAATctgctcatcatcctggctgTCAGTTCAGACTCCCGTcttcacacccccatgtacttcttcatCTCCAACTTGTCCTTTGTTGACCTCTGTTTCACTACTACAACAGTCCtaaagatattaataaatatacagATCCAGAGTAAAGCTATATCCTATGGAGGGTGCATCACCCAGATGTATTTTTACATACTCTTTGCAGCACTGGATGATTTTCTGCTgactgtgatggcctatgaccgcttctTAGCCATCTGCCACCCCCTGCACTACACAGTCATCATGAACCCCCGACTCTGTGGACTGCTGGTGTTGGTGTGCTGGCTCATTAGTGCCCTGCTTTCCTTATTAGAAAGCTTACTGGTGCTACAGCTGTCCTTCTGTACAGATTTGGAAATCCCCCACTTTTTCTGTGAAATCAAACAGGTTGTACAACTTGCCTGTTGTGACACTTTCCTTAATgatataattatgtattttacaGCAGTGCTGTTGGGTGGTGGCCCCCTGGCTGGTATTCTTTACTCTTACTCTAAGATAGTGTTCTCCATACGTGGAATCTCATCACCTCAGGGGAAATATAAAGCGTTTTCTACCTGTGTATCTCACCTTTTAGTTGTCTTCTTATATTATTGCTCAAGCCTAGGAGTGTACCTTAGTTCTACTGGTGCCCACAGCTCACATTCAAGTGCAACAGCCTCGgtgatgtacactgtggtcacacccatgctgaaccccttcatctatAGTCTGAGAAATAAGGACATAAAGAGGGCTCTGAAAGGGTTCATCCAGATGgcagttaaaaaaaggaaaatcattctGAGTCTGAAGAAGTGTCCTTGA